TGAAattatatatagagagagagagttatATCATCCAAATTGTATGTTTCTCTCAACCTCCATTGCATGAAAATACATCACATTTTTGTTCTACCTttcacaaacacaaattttgccccttctttccttctttcttaaGGTTCTCCCTTCCTTCTTCCATTTTAATTCAAGCGGTTTTGAAGAGATGTTTGGGATGGCAGCAAAGGTAGTGATCACAACGGTGGTGGTGGTTGTTGGGTGGTTGTTATGTGGAGTTGAGGGTAAACAACCAGTGTTGCATAACGTTGGAGGAGGAAAATATACATGGACAACTAATATTAACTTCACTGATTGGTCCATTCACGAGCACTTTTATGTTGGTGATTGGCTTTGTgagttttttttccctttaaattTGACAATGACATTGTGTTATCTAAATAGAGACTAGAAATTGGTTTGTTTTTCATAAGTAGTTTTTACTTTAACTATGGAATAGGTGATTGAATCTCCGATATTCTCGAAAAAAGAAGATATATTATGGCAAATAGTATTGAATGAAGCTGAGTTTGAGAACTTTTTCCATTAGGGTTAGGAAGTCAAATATTTAGGGGTAATTTAACCCACTTGCAAGGTAAAATATGTTTTCACCTAAACTTGTATTTAGTAATCATTGATTTTGAGTTCTTACTCCATATCTTCCATTTGGGTTTTCATCCCTTTTTCAATAGTTTGATCATTAAAGTCAGAAGGAAATCTCACATCTTgataatatgatttttttttttttaattttggcaGCTCATATGTTGACACATATGCATATACATGAAGATTATTTAAGTTATTATTCaatgtcatgattaattatcaAAGTTCAAACATCTATCGTAAAGACCATGGGCCAagttattaaattaaaagatGTGCGTTAAAATATTATTACGAGGAAGATTTATATATTGATTACGGAAGATTTATATATTGATTACGTTAATACAAACTTTTATTGATGTTTCtaactctctttttttttttttgttttcgttTTCTTAGATTTTGGATTTGATAAACATATCTACAACGTGTTAGAAGTGAACAAAACGAGCTACGAGAATTGCAACGACAAGGATTTCATTTTCAACATAACAAAGGGAGGAAGAGATGTGTTCAATCTAACAGAAGCAAAGACATACTATTTTCTAAGTGGAAGAGGATTTTGCTTTCAAGGAATGAAAGTTGCTGTTTTTGTTGAAGAATACTCTACTCCTCCTCCCACTATAATTTCACCACCAAATCTACCCAAAAATAATCCCAATCTTTCTCCATCTTTAAAACCATTATTAATACCTTTCTCCTTCTTGCTATTAATTGCTCAATATTTCCTCCATGAGCCTAATCCCTTCTTTTCTAAATTGGTACATTTATTTATATGTTAAATAATTAGGGCTAAAATTAGGGGTTAGCTTTGCTTGGGTTTGAATCCTTTAACTTCACTATGATTCAAGTTTAAGTTTTGTGTTAAAGGAAtgataaaataaatttgaagttAACTATAGTTAGTCATTAGGGTTAGGGTTAGTTAGGTGGTTGAAAGTTTGAACTTTGACTTGTTTGAAATTTGTAATTGGAGTAGAAGAGATGGTGAAATAAGAGTACTTTTTTACATTggtatttaattttgtttattacAAGCAAAATTTAGGAAATATATTCATTGAGTTCTAATTTATTGTGTTGTGTGTTGAATGAAAGACAAATCAAATGCGTGTGCGATAAATAGTATCACATTGTTTACTAATTAGTTATGGAATGATAGTTAAAATGAGTTTAATTCAATGATAATTGACATGAGTTATCTTGTTGGATTTCAGATGTTAATTGAACAAAGCTTTTGTTAACTTCAGGCtaactttttttaataaaagaaataaggtatTTAAAGGTATGTGTAAtaaatatttagtttttttaacaaaaaaatttaaaacttttttatcatgattt
The sequence above is drawn from the Cucumis melo cultivar AY chromosome 2, USDA_Cmelo_AY_1.0, whole genome shotgun sequence genome and encodes:
- the LOC103492474 gene encoding lamin-like protein, which encodes MFGMAAKVVITTVVVVVGWLLCGVEGKQPVLHNVGGGKYTWTTNINFTDWSIHEHFYVGDWLYFGFDKHIYNVLEVNKTSYENCNDKDFIFNITKGGRDVFNLTEAKTYYFLSGRGFCFQGMKVAVFVEEYSTPPPTIISPPNLPKNNPNLSPSLKPLLIPFSFLLLIAQYFLHEPNPFFSKLVHLFIC